A window of Sulfurimonas gotlandica GD1 contains these coding sequences:
- a CDS encoding response regulator has translation MTKKKLAVIFEESKTIQLFYKNLITPLGYEVLSVGSFTELKDLLNKDTAVDLALISLDSDDKPEVTVKYVVKKGIPVILLSGEENPKIRENLVKEDVVDYIDKFSISNAEDTVKLLKRLEINQYETILVVDDSALFRLMISNLLRRHKFHVLEAEDGKIALNILNKNPDINLVITDYEMPNMNGLELIKSVRNNHKLKDIPMIVISSVDAQSTIVDCMKHGANDYLHKPFSKGEFYSRLYITLTYKENMDLVAEQKEVYEKLFYQSSNATVIMEDNKYIDCNEAVLKLLKLENKEAILNKKPCDFSPERQPDGSLSSDIMKKIINESIMHYEWEHLKSDSTSVIVDVIRTQIPIKGKEVLHVLLHDITAMKKLESDLESLNLSLEQRVREEVKKNEEQSSHMLQQSRLAQMGEMISMIAHQWRQPLASISAISGTLTLDIMMDQYKADFFQERLESINELSQHLSSTIDDFRGFFKEEKIIKKIEIKELINSSIDIIGPTLKTKNINIKLIFNEDITVETYINEVRQVLLNILKNAEDILQDKEINDAFICISGYKDEEYVYLVVEDNAGGVPDDIIKNIFEPYFSTKIAKDGTGLGLYMSKTIIEDHCKGSLKVENSEDGARFTIALPINTKEIINAQ, from the coding sequence ATGACTAAAAAAAAGCTCGCCGTAATATTTGAAGAGAGTAAAACAATTCAACTCTTTTACAAAAACTTAATAACTCCACTTGGTTATGAAGTTCTTAGTGTGGGTTCATTTACAGAGCTTAAAGATCTTCTCAACAAAGATACAGCTGTAGATCTGGCTTTAATATCTTTAGACAGTGATGACAAGCCAGAAGTTACAGTCAAATATGTAGTTAAAAAAGGCATCCCTGTAATTTTGCTAAGTGGTGAAGAAAATCCTAAAATTAGAGAAAATCTTGTCAAAGAGGATGTTGTAGATTATATTGATAAATTTTCAATATCAAATGCAGAAGATACTGTAAAACTGCTAAAGAGACTAGAAATCAATCAATATGAAACTATACTAGTAGTTGATGACTCTGCACTTTTTCGTTTAATGATATCAAACTTACTACGAAGACATAAGTTCCATGTTTTAGAAGCTGAAGATGGAAAAATAGCACTAAATATTCTAAATAAAAACCCTGATATCAATCTAGTCATAACAGATTATGAGATGCCAAATATGAATGGTCTTGAATTAATTAAAAGCGTAAGAAATAACCATAAACTCAAAGATATTCCAATGATTGTAATATCATCCGTTGATGCTCAATCAACAATAGTAGACTGTATGAAGCATGGAGCGAATGACTACCTTCATAAACCTTTTAGTAAGGGAGAATTTTATAGCCGTCTATATATAACACTAACATATAAAGAAAACATGGACTTAGTAGCCGAACAAAAAGAGGTATATGAAAAACTTTTTTACCAATCTTCAAATGCTACTGTAATAATGGAAGATAATAAATATATAGACTGTAACGAAGCCGTTTTAAAACTCTTAAAACTGGAAAATAAAGAAGCAATATTAAATAAAAAACCTTGTGATTTTTCTCCAGAACGTCAACCTGACGGCTCATTATCATCAGACATCATGAAGAAAATCATAAATGAGAGTATTATGCACTATGAATGGGAACATCTAAAATCTGATTCAACATCTGTAATTGTTGATGTTATACGTACACAAATTCCAATAAAGGGTAAAGAAGTTTTACATGTTCTTTTGCATGATATTACCGCTATGAAAAAGCTTGAGAGTGATTTAGAATCTCTTAACTTATCTTTGGAACAACGTGTGCGAGAAGAAGTCAAAAAAAATGAAGAACAATCATCACACATGCTACAACAATCTCGCCTAGCTCAGATGGGTGAAATGATAAGTATGATAGCTCATCAATGGCGTCAGCCTTTAGCATCTATCTCTGCGATTTCAGGTACATTAACACTAGATATTATGATGGACCAATATAAGGCAGATTTTTTTCAAGAGAGACTAGAGTCTATTAATGAACTTTCTCAGCATCTATCTTCAACTATTGATGATTTTAGGGGGTTTTTCAAAGAAGAAAAAATTATAAAAAAAATCGAGATAAAAGAGCTCATAAATAGCAGTATAGATATCATAGGGCCAACTCTTAAAACAAAAAATATTAATATAAAATTAATATTTAACGAAGATATTACAGTTGAGACATATATAAACGAAGTTAGACAAGTACTGCTTAACATACTAAAAAATGCAGAAGATATTCTTCAGGATAAAGAGATTAATGATGCTTTTATTTGTATTAGTGGGTACAAGGACGAAGAGTATGTATATTTAGTTGTAGAAGATAATGCAGGTGGTGTACCGGATGATATTATAAAAAATATATTTGAACCTTACTTTAGTACTAAAATAGCTAAAGATGGCACAGGACTTGGACTTTATATGTCGAAAACAATTATAGAAGATCACTGTAAAGGCAGTTTAAAAGTAGAGAATAGTGAAGATGGGGCAAGGTTTACAATTGCTCTGCCAATAAATACAAAGGAGATTATAAATGCACAATAG
- a CDS encoding response regulator: MNASMKEIIVYCNSIELLYVEDNEEARQFTMELLSRFFKNIAVCENGLEALEIFKVKDISLIMSDINMPKMDGIEMSKKIRDINQDVPIILLSAHNESSFKDSANHAGVTDYLEKPLNLSRLIELLNSFANQQDMEK; the protein is encoded by the coding sequence ATGAACGCCTCTATGAAAGAAATCATAGTATATTGCAATAGTATTGAGCTACTTTACGTAGAAGATAATGAAGAAGCAAGACAATTTACTATGGAATTATTAAGTCGCTTTTTTAAAAATATAGCTGTTTGTGAAAATGGATTAGAAGCATTGGAAATTTTTAAAGTAAAAGATATTTCATTAATAATGTCAGATATAAATATGCCTAAAATGGATGGTATAGAAATGAGTAAAAAAATCAGAGATATAAATCAAGATGTTCCAATTATATTGCTATCTGCACATAACGAAAGTAGTTTTAAAGACTCTGCAAATCATGCCGGCGTTACAGACTACTTAGAAAAGCCACTTAATCTTTCAAGACTAATAGAATTATTAAATAGTTTTGCAAATCAACAAGATATGGAGAAATAG
- a CDS encoding sensor histidine kinase, translating into MHNILVTEIDTFVLLLQKESEQKIQNIVNIETILIILLLFVLLIEAFYIFLPAEKEIRTKTIALKKSNENLEERISLEIKKNQEQTSYMLQQSRLAQMGEMISMIAHQWRQPLASISAISGTLTLDLMLDNFNNKFFKERLEAISELTQHLSVTIDDFRTFFKNDKKEEVSEVKSIINESISIIGQTLKNKNINLIVNCEDQPQIKSYTNEIKQVLLNLMKNSEDILLDKKIKEPKIWINVHKTDTEIYISIEDNAGGIPKDITEQVFDPYFSTKKEKDGTGLGLYMSKIIIQEHCRGKLLVENTSNGALFTIVLPIYFNGEET; encoded by the coding sequence ATGCACAATATATTAGTAACCGAGATTGACACTTTTGTACTTTTACTTCAAAAAGAGAGCGAACAAAAAATACAAAATATTGTTAACATAGAAACAATTCTAATCATACTTTTACTTTTTGTATTACTTATTGAAGCTTTTTATATATTTTTGCCAGCAGAAAAAGAGATTAGAACAAAAACAATAGCTCTCAAAAAGAGTAATGAAAATCTTGAAGAACGAATCTCTCTTGAAATAAAAAAGAATCAAGAGCAAACCTCTTACATGCTTCAACAATCTCGTCTTGCACAAATGGGAGAGATGATTAGTATGATAGCTCATCAGTGGCGTCAACCATTGGCATCTATATCTGCAATATCTGGGACACTAACACTTGACCTTATGCTGGACAACTTTAATAATAAGTTTTTTAAAGAGAGACTAGAAGCTATTAGTGAGTTAACACAGCATCTATCAGTAACTATAGATGATTTTCGTACTTTTTTCAAAAATGATAAAAAAGAAGAAGTCTCTGAAGTTAAGTCAATAATCAATGAATCGATATCAATTATTGGTCAAACTTTAAAAAACAAAAACATCAACCTTATAGTTAACTGTGAAGATCAACCTCAGATAAAAAGTTATACAAATGAGATAAAACAGGTTCTTCTAAATCTAATGAAAAACTCTGAAGATATATTATTAGATAAAAAAATAAAAGAGCCAAAGATCTGGATAAATGTTCATAAAACAGATACTGAAATATATATCAGTATAGAAGATAATGCAGGTGGTATACCTAAAGATATAACGGAGCAAGTTTTTGATCCATACTTTAGTACAAAAAAAGAAAAAGATGGAACAGGACTTGGCCTTTATATGTCAAAAATAATTATACAAGAGCATTGTAGAGGGAAACTTTTAGTAGAGAACACAAGCAACGGTGCTCTATTTACAATTGTGCTACCAATATATTTTAATGGAGAAGAAACATGA
- a CDS encoding response regulator transcription factor → MVSDKIRTIKKLSTDIPLLYVEDNIGLCNNMKKLLERVNDNVIIANDGEEGYKKFLEHEPKIIITDINMPKMNGFKMIKKIQAIEPECKTLILSAHDEKEHLHAAINLEVFRYLNKPTKIPELIDAIYDTVLSIHKEENRRLFLNQLQNIFNYQNNIVVMMFEGNFILPNQRFLEFFGVDTLDEFNEKFDMEKLLLEHKEFLYSSDSGTWYEQAIKNSGTLFHTKIENHEGIKRHLILKSRDVPEKKGHYILSLDDVTELNLMALFDSESTNNDNMAQDKMAVITFMQIVRNNSAEVKIHNFYKGLTIVNPAVLVKITDDEIVLKTVNSQLKILQLTKFTTISSEIFPQSVVCKSIYNIDNDNQTITIKDMQFSQRTATDRKFIRLEPGEKQSCSLFYKEIKFTTETTIIDISEVSAKVEIKALPAGMAIDEKVNLSINFKINNRQTSLSTEATVYRIDENKRSYYLVILFEVCAKDKKLIGEYIANRQMELIREFKKLNITQ, encoded by the coding sequence ACAGACATTCCTCTATTATATGTAGAAGACAACATCGGTCTTTGTAACAATATGAAAAAACTACTTGAGAGAGTAAATGACAATGTTATCATTGCAAATGACGGTGAAGAGGGGTATAAAAAATTTCTAGAGCATGAACCTAAAATTATTATAACAGATATTAATATGCCAAAAATGAACGGCTTTAAAATGATAAAAAAAATACAAGCAATAGAACCAGAATGCAAAACTCTAATTTTATCTGCTCATGATGAGAAAGAGCATCTTCATGCAGCTATAAATCTTGAAGTCTTTCGATACCTAAACAAGCCAACAAAAATACCTGAACTAATAGATGCCATTTACGATACTGTTTTATCAATTCATAAAGAAGAAAACCGTCGTCTATTTTTAAACCAGCTACAAAACATTTTCAACTATCAGAACAATATCGTAGTAATGATGTTTGAAGGAAACTTTATACTGCCAAATCAGCGATTTTTGGAATTTTTTGGAGTAGATACACTGGATGAGTTTAATGAAAAGTTTGATATGGAAAAGTTACTACTTGAACATAAAGAATTTCTTTATAGTTCAGACTCAGGAACTTGGTATGAGCAAGCAATTAAAAATTCTGGGACACTATTTCATACAAAAATAGAAAACCATGAAGGTATAAAGAGACACCTGATTCTAAAATCAAGAGATGTGCCTGAGAAAAAGGGACACTATATTCTCTCTTTAGATGATGTAACTGAGTTAAACCTCATGGCTCTGTTTGATAGTGAATCTACAAATAACGATAATATGGCTCAAGATAAAATGGCTGTTATAACTTTTATGCAAATTGTAAGAAACAACTCTGCAGAAGTAAAAATACATAACTTTTATAAGGGTCTGACAATTGTCAATCCTGCCGTACTTGTAAAGATTACAGATGATGAGATAGTTTTAAAAACTGTTAATTCACAGCTTAAAATCTTGCAGCTAACAAAGTTTACAACCATCTCTTCAGAAATATTCCCTCAAAGTGTCGTATGTAAGTCTATATATAATATAGATAACGACAATCAGACTATCACAATAAAAGATATGCAATTCTCACAAAGAACAGCTACAGATAGAAAATTTATCAGATTAGAGCCAGGTGAAAAACAAAGCTGTTCTCTTTTCTACAAAGAGATAAAATTTACAACAGAGACAACTATCATAGATATATCAGAAGTTTCTGCGAAAGTTGAGATTAAGGCATTACCGGCAGGAATGGCGATAGATGAAAAGGTAAATCTATCAATAAATTTTAAAATAAACAACAGGCAAACTTCACTAAGTACAGAGGCTACCGTTTACCGCATAGATGAAAATAAGCGTAGTTATTATCTCGTTATTCTATTTGAAGTATGTGCAAAAGATAAAAAGCTAATTGGAGAATATATTGCAAACCGTCAGATGGAGTTAATACGAGAATTTAAAAAACTCAATATTACACAATAA